From the genome of Winogradskyella forsetii, one region includes:
- a CDS encoding T9SS type A sorting domain-containing protein gives MKKRLLSALCLFVITFTYAQIPPGCPTTIWDGSNWSAPYTGVGPNINVNVIIAGNYDTSLQNASFECCSLLINAGVSLNITPEYFVRVQNTTTVNGDLTVRHQGSFVQVEEFTTGFTLGPPPANATVIKSIDTPFSSAITYWSSPISGETISQTYDPNPSLASYRYFFKTENFRDLEHEQNNDNIYVPGIGIDGVNDLTGPAAWTLANATSLAATSGILDAGRGLITRQATDGSFDYTFDGTFNTSTINVNVTRNDENLSPPVTDPVTAPGNDENPILLGNPYASAIDLVAFLSANTYPNGILDGYVSLWSPSAAPINTNNGNQVLNFSETDYFYMNLSGSPVKVCETLPFGTCDPVTNPVINPDQNSIPSGQGFFANFTDQLPSPATGIVRFDNSMRVNEENLFFYRGTSSITSNEDNKLWLNLNSPSGVNENILLSYVDGATSGNDGRAYDLDLRVPYNSPYSLIYFNINGSDDKFRIQGKNTNDLNRSEEVSLGFYNTVEGVNGAPQEFAISITQVQGDFMTNRTTFLVDHLLDICYNLSDSPYFFTAGIGEFNDRFTLKYLDCDFSDSCSAVFDEIESFVVEKSQCGKYRINFPNNYDFSDYDLVLTQDGVDTPLTEDTNIYFTENGLNEVTISVYDSSTKTLCYSNEIIRYVDCFKDKCDTCEDAFTEIVGLIQDRNKCGKFKVVFPKSLRGCYDLVINANGIIIPMTENTTIQYDEDGFYALYLTLYDKETGEECYTGSTILSVDCFNNTSNRSANNDDVETDDVSGIKLYPNPAESQFTVTLNNELENLQQVTVRDIMGTVVKKSNIQTVKLNGLHTGIYFVEVITTKGVVYRKQLAVR, from the coding sequence ATGAAAAAACGACTTTTAAGTGCGCTATGCTTATTTGTAATCACTTTTACTTATGCACAAATTCCACCTGGATGCCCAACAACCATTTGGGATGGATCTAATTGGTCTGCACCATACACAGGTGTCGGCCCCAATATAAATGTAAACGTTATAATTGCCGGTAATTATGACACCTCTTTACAAAATGCGAGTTTTGAATGTTGTAGCCTCTTAATTAATGCAGGCGTTTCGTTAAATATAACTCCTGAATATTTTGTTAGAGTACAGAACACAACTACAGTAAATGGCGATCTTACGGTGCGACATCAAGGTTCTTTTGTACAAGTGGAAGAATTTACTACTGGTTTTACACTAGGTCCTCCACCTGCTAACGCTACAGTAATAAAATCTATAGACACCCCTTTTTCTTCTGCTATTACGTATTGGAGTTCACCTATAAGCGGCGAAACCATCTCTCAAACATATGATCCTAATCCGTCGTTAGCATCTTATCGTTACTTTTTTAAAACTGAAAATTTTAGAGATTTAGAACATGAACAAAATAACGATAATATTTATGTTCCTGGTATTGGTATAGATGGCGTTAATGATCTTACAGGTCCTGCAGCATGGACTTTGGCAAACGCGACCTCATTGGCAGCAACATCAGGAATACTCGACGCAGGAAGAGGTTTAATAACAAGACAAGCTACTGATGGCTCGTTTGACTACACTTTTGATGGCACATTTAACACTAGTACTATTAATGTGAATGTTACCAGAAACGATGAAAATCTATCTCCTCCAGTAACGGATCCTGTAACTGCACCAGGAAATGATGAAAATCCGATACTTTTAGGAAATCCTTATGCATCTGCTATAGATTTAGTAGCTTTTTTATCAGCAAATACTTATCCTAATGGCATCCTTGATGGCTATGTTTCTTTATGGTCTCCTTCTGCTGCGCCAATTAATACTAATAATGGAAACCAAGTTCTTAATTTTAGCGAAACAGATTATTTTTACATGAATCTTTCTGGTTCACCAGTTAAGGTTTGTGAAACTTTACCATTTGGCACGTGCGACCCTGTAACTAATCCAGTTATCAATCCCGATCAAAATTCCATTCCGTCAGGACAAGGTTTTTTCGCCAACTTCACTGACCAATTACCGTCACCTGCTACAGGTATAGTTAGATTTGACAATAGTATGCGTGTAAATGAAGAAAATCTATTTTTCTATAGAGGTACGTCATCAATTACGAGCAATGAAGATAATAAATTATGGCTAAACCTAAACAGCCCAAGCGGTGTTAACGAAAATATTTTACTTAGTTACGTAGACGGTGCCACATCTGGTAATGATGGTAGAGCTTATGATTTAGATTTAAGAGTACCTTATAATTCACCATACAGTTTAATTTACTTTAACATAAACGGCTCTGATGATAAATTTAGAATACAAGGTAAAAACACAAACGATTTAAATCGTAGTGAAGAAGTCTCTCTTGGTTTCTACAATACTGTTGAAGGGGTAAATGGCGCACCACAAGAATTCGCAATTTCAATTACTCAAGTTCAAGGTGATTTTATGACTAACCGTACTACATTTTTAGTTGATCACTTATTAGACATTTGTTACAACTTATCTGATTCCCCTTATTTCTTTACCGCCGGAATAGGTGAGTTTAATGACCGATTTACATTAAAATACCTAGACTGCGATTTTTCAGATAGCTGCAGTGCTGTATTTGACGAAATAGAGAGCTTTGTTGTTGAAAAGTCTCAATGTGGAAAATATAGAATCAACTTCCCAAACAATTATGATTTCAGTGATTATGATTTAGTTTTAACTCAGGACGGTGTAGATACACCATTAACGGAAGATACTAATATCTATTTCACTGAAAATGGGTTGAATGAGGTTACTATTTCCGTATATGATAGTAGCACTAAAACACTTTGCTATTCTAATGAAATAATCAGGTATGTCGATTGTTTTAAGGATAAGTGTGATACCTGTGAAGATGCTTTTACAGAAATTGTAGGTTTAATACAAGATAGAAATAAGTGTGGAAAATTCAAAGTTGTATTTCCTAAAAGTCTGAGAGGATGTTATGATCTTGTTATAAATGCAAATGGTATTATCATTCCTATGACAGAAAACACGACTATTCAGTATGATGAAGATGGTTTTTATGCGTTATATTTAACACTTTATGATAAGGAAACTGGGGAAGAGTGTTATACAGGTTCTACCATATTATCTGTAGATTGTTTTAATAATACCAGCAACAGAAGTGCTAATAATGATGACGTGGAAACTGATGATGTAAGTGGTATAAAATTATATCCTAATCCTGCAGAAAGCCAGTTTACAGTAACTTTGAACAATGAGTTAGAAAATTTACAACAAGTTACTGTCAGAGATATTATGGGTACGGTTGTTAAGAAAAGTAATATCCAAACGGTTAAGCTTAACGGACTTCATACGGGAATTTACTTTGTAGAAGTAATTACTACAAAAGGTGTTGTTTACAGAAAACAACTAGCGGTAAGATAA
- a CDS encoding RHS repeat-associated core domain-containing protein: protein MLNYYPFGMLLPNRHKSSLSYRYGFQGQEKDDEIKGEGNSMNYKYRMHDPRVGRFFAVDPLEIVYTWNSPYAFSENRVIDGIDLEGSEWKSKNKWSDIHDASGMTYADYWSVQAKTIYESYLKANKKDDCANMVFKGFIEYAAENNLSFHLNGRYSGTPRIFDNDKMEYSTVEDLTTAVADAYGASDFYNDLTLFTKPSEGNPGDIVALESNWFSSLMSGHDYNHAMTITEVSGEGYTAIYGSLPITIKKKTYNKEGVSGYNDPKYVSWNFEYLDKFQNFNSQSERWDKFYEIRDRILGEFENGGIGDGTIGSHPYTVGNSINAAAQSELDTGEKYFGTWVPYRLIQRADNGEYMFTGGYYKTDETDN from the coding sequence ATTTTAAATTACTATCCCTTTGGGATGCTGTTGCCCAACCGCCATAAAAGTAGCCTCAGTTACCGATATGGGTTCCAAGGGCAGGAGAAGGACGATGAGATTAAAGGGGAGGGGAATTCTATGAATTATAAGTATCGAATGCATGATCCTAGAGTTGGGAGGTTCTTTGCTGTGGATCCACTTGAGATAGTATATACTTGGAACAGTCCTTATGCTTTTAGTGAAAATAGGGTTATTGATGGTATTGATTTAGAAGGTTCAGAGTGGAAATCAAAAAATAAATGGTCAGATATACACGATGCTAGTGGTATGACTTATGCAGATTATTGGTCTGTTCAAGCTAAAACAATTTATGAAAGCTATTTAAAAGCGAATAAGAAAGATGATTGTGCAAATATGGTATTTAAAGGTTTCATTGAATATGCAGCCGAAAATAATTTATCATTCCACTTAAATGGAAGATATTCAGGTACTCCTAGGATTTTTGACAATGATAAAATGGAATATTCTACTGTAGAGGATTTAACTACAGCTGTTGCCGATGCCTATGGTGCTTCTGACTTTTATAATGATTTAACTTTATTTACTAAACCATCTGAAGGTAACCCTGGTGATATTGTAGCTCTTGAAAGTAATTGGTTTTCTAGCCTAATGAGTGGACATGATTATAACCATGCTATGACAATCACGGAAGTCTCAGGAGAAGGATATACTGCGATATACGGAAGCCTTCCTATAACTATTAAGAAAAAAACATATAATAAAGAAGGAGTATCTGGATATAATGACCCTAAATATGTGTCTTGGAATTTTGAATATTTGGATAAGTTCCAAAATTTTAATTCTCAGTCGGAAAGATGGGATAAGTTTTATGAAATTAGAGATAGAATTCTAGGTGAATTTGAAAATGGTGGAATAGGCGATGGTACTATTGGTTCTCATCCATATACTGTAGGTAATTCAATCAATGCTGCCGCTCAATCTGAATTAGATACAGGCGAAAAATATTTTGGGACTTGGGTACCTTATCGTTTAATTCAAAGAGCAGATAATGGTGAGTATATGTTTACGGGAGGGTATTATAAAACAGATGAAACCGATAATTAG
- a CDS encoding T9SS type A sorting domain-containing protein, with amino-acid sequence MRIKLRYLTFVLIVCSPLVFAQTTYIPDDNFEQFLIDAGYDDVLDDYVVTANINIVTELIIGNRNISDLTGIEDFTALTDLMCSQNQLFTLDVSQNINLNWLSCNNNLIDGTLDLSQNTALIQFACTNNSIDTVVLPPTATLVNIDFGNNELTSIDTSQNPSLTIIRADNNLLDGTLDLSQNTVLNRIDCQYNSIDQLILPQTDILTDLDCRGNQLTALNVDYNVSLIRLLMSGNEIASINLALHADLERLFAQFNMLTTLDLSNNVVLKYLTAHNNNLNYLSIKNGNNSNFTIEPYFVNNPLLTCIEVDDAIFSTNNWTTYVDPQHYFSEDCSLGTDESNLEAVRIFPNPLTDNLFLSFKTAKSTNYQLINVKGQIQLEGEFNELNETIDLSEISAGVYFLKLQTLHSSTIKKLVKQ; translated from the coding sequence ATGAGAATAAAACTGCGCTATCTTACTTTTGTTTTAATTGTTTGTTCACCATTAGTATTTGCACAAACCACCTATATACCAGACGATAATTTTGAGCAATTCCTAATTGACGCTGGCTATGATGATGTTTTAGACGATTATGTAGTAACTGCAAATATTAATATTGTAACCGAATTAATAATAGGGAATAGAAACATTTCAGATTTAACTGGCATAGAGGATTTTACGGCTTTAACAGATTTGATGTGTAGTCAAAACCAGCTTTTCACCTTAGATGTATCTCAAAATATAAATTTGAACTGGCTGAGTTGTAATAATAATCTTATAGATGGTACGTTAGATTTATCTCAAAATACAGCACTTATACAATTTGCATGTACTAACAACTCTATTGATACTGTAGTATTACCTCCAACAGCAACTTTAGTCAATATAGACTTTGGCAATAATGAACTTACTTCAATAGACACATCTCAAAACCCAAGCTTAACCATAATTAGAGCAGATAACAACCTCTTAGATGGCACTTTAGATCTATCTCAAAACACAGTACTTAATAGAATAGACTGTCAGTATAACAGTATTGATCAATTAATACTACCCCAAACAGATATATTAACTGATTTAGATTGTCGTGGTAATCAATTAACCGCACTTAATGTCGATTATAATGTATCTTTAATAAGACTTCTAATGTCTGGTAATGAAATAGCATCTATTAATTTAGCTTTACATGCAGATTTAGAAAGATTATTTGCTCAATTTAACATGTTAACAACCTTAGACCTCTCTAATAATGTCGTTTTAAAATATTTAACGGCTCATAATAATAATTTAAACTATTTATCCATAAAAAATGGAAATAACTCCAACTTTACCATCGAACCTTATTTCGTTAATAACCCATTACTAACTTGCATAGAGGTAGATGACGCTATTTTCTCTACCAATAATTGGACAACTTATGTTGACCCACAACATTACTTTAGCGAAGATTGTTCCTTAGGTACTGATGAGTCTAATTTGGAAGCCGTACGCATATTTCCAAACCCTTTAACAGACAACTTGTTTTTAAGTTTTAAAACTGCAAAAAGTACAAATTACCAATTAATAAACGTAAAAGGGCAAATACAACTAGAAGGAGAATTTAATGAACTAAATGAAACTATAGACTTGTCTGAGATTTCTGCAGGTGTTTATTTTTTAAAGTTACAGACGTTGCATAGTTCTACTATAAAGAAACTTGTAAAACAGTAG